Genomic DNA from Paraconexibacter algicola:
CGAGCTGCTGGAGGCGGAGCCCGAGCGCGTCACGGCGCTGCAGGCGGGCGCCGACGCGCTGCGCGACGAGCTGCACCGCGAGGGCTTCGACGTCGCCGGCTCGACGACCCAGATCGTGCCGCTGATCGTCGGCGACGCCGCCCTGGCGATGCGGATCTGCGAGCTCGCGATCGAGGACGGCGTGTTCGCGCAGGCGATCCGTCCGCCGACCGTGCCCGACGGCACCTCCCGGCTGCGCCTCGCCGTGATGGCGTCGCACACGAAGGACGAGCTGCGCGAGGCGGCGCGCGTGCTGGGTCGCGCGGCGCTGCAGGCGGGCTTCCGACCCGGCAGCGGCGGCCCGGTCGCCGCGGCCACCCCGTCGTCCCGCGGTCGCGTCCGCGCCGCCTGAGCGCCGTGCGCGGGCTGCTCGTCACCGCGACCGACACCGAGGTCGGCAAGACCGTCGTGGCGGCGGCGCTGACCGCGGCGCTCGTCGCCGACGGGCACGAGCCGCGCGCGTACAAGCCGGCGGTGACCGGGCTGGACGAGCCGGTGGACGGCGTGCTCGCCGACCACGAGCTGCTCGCCCGGGTGACCGGGGACGACCCGGCGCTGGTCTCCCCGCAGCGGTTCGGTCCGGCGGTCTCCCCCCATCTCGGCGCCCAGCTCGCGGGGACGGTCCTCGACCCCGGGGCGCTCGTCGCGGGCGCGCGGGCGCAGGCGGCACGGTCGCCCCGGGACCTCGTCGTCGTCGAGGGGGTCGGCGGGCTGCTCGTGCCACTGACGCCCACCTGGCTGGTGCGCGACCTCGCGGTCGAGCTCGCCCTGCCGGTCGTGGTCGCCGCGCGGCCCGCGCTCGGGACGATCAACCACACGCTGCTGACGCTCGCCGCCGCGCGCGACGCCGGGCTCGACGTGCGCGCGGTGATCCTCACCCCGTGGCCGGCGCAGCCGTCGACGATCGAGGCGTCCAACCGCGAGACGCTCGAGGCGCTCGCCGGCTGCGAGGTCGCGGTGCTGCCCCGCCTGGCCGCGTTCGACGACGCGACGCTCGCCGCGGCGGGTGCCGCGCTCTCCCCCGCGCGCTGGATCGGCGCGGGCGCCGCGGCGGCCTGAGCCGCCCGTGCTCAGCCGACCGGCTCGCCGTCGGCGGCCACGTCGACGATCGACGCGTCGATGAGCCACTCGACGGGCGCGACGTCGTCGGTGTAGACCCGGCCTCCCCGCCGCGCGGGCTCGAGCCGGTCGGCGGTGGCGGCGGCGATCGGGCGGATCTCGTCGGGCAGCGACGGCAGGTGCGCGCGCAGGGCGTCCGCGGGCGGCACCGCGGAGGCGGTGGCGACGAGCATCGTGTTGACCGGCTCGCTCGGGTCCCGCCAGACGCGGTCGGCGCCGAACGCGGCGCGCATCGTGGCGGCGAGGACCTTCTCGAGCGCGTCCGAGCGCTCGGGATGCCCGACGTTCACGATCACGACGCCGCCGGGCTCCAGGCGGTCGCGGACGAGCGCGAAAAACTCGCGCGTCGCGAGGTAGAACGGGATGTACGGCTGGCGGTAGGCGTCGACGACGATCGCGTCGTAGCGGTCGTCGGTGGCGTGCAGCCAGGGGCGGGCGTCGGCGGTGTGGGTCCGCAGCCGCGGGGCGCGCAGGTCGAAGAGCTCGCGGCCGACCTTCGTGAGCTCGGGGTCGATCTCG
This window encodes:
- the bioD gene encoding dethiobiotin synthase, giving the protein MRGLLVTATDTEVGKTVVAAALTAALVADGHEPRAYKPAVTGLDEPVDGVLADHELLARVTGDDPALVSPQRFGPAVSPHLGAQLAGTVLDPGALVAGARAQAARSPRDLVVVEGVGGLLVPLTPTWLVRDLAVELALPVVVAARPALGTINHTLLTLAAARDAGLDVRAVILTPWPAQPSTIEASNRETLEALAGCEVAVLPRLAAFDDATLAAAGAALSPARWIGAGAAAA